A stretch of DNA from Spirochaetaceae bacterium:
GGGTGACCTCAAGCACCTCGCCGCCGGGCTCCGGCGGCCCCTCGGCGAACCGGAACGTGCTCAGGTTGGCGAGCCGCTGCAGCGACTCGGCCACCTTCGCGGAGTTCCACTCGCCGCCGCCGGCGGTGACCCACTCCGGGGCGCCGCCCTCCTCCAGCGGCGGGCGCTTGCGCAGCACCAACTCCTCACCCGGGCTGCGGGCGACGATCTCGCCCACGGTTTCGATGTCCACCTGCAGCACCAGCTTGTCGCGCAGCACGTCGCCGACCACCGGGAAGTAGTTGCCCAGGTCGCCCTCCGCCTGGTAGACGCGCCGGTCGCCCTCCACCTTGACGTAGGTGTGCTGGTAGGTGCGCGCCTCCTTGCCGAGTTCGACGGTGCGCAGCACGGTGTCGCCCCGGAACGCGGTGACCCGCATTGCGGACTCGGGGTCGAGCTCGAAGCGGCTGTAGGCGGCGTGCTCCGACACCAGGTCGGTGATCTGCAGGGTGGCCAGCGCGCGTACCATGGTGTCCACCTGGGCGGTGGCGGCCGGAAAGTCCCCCGGCTCCAGCAGCCAGCCGTCGCCCTGCTTGCGTACCGCAACGCGCTTGTCGCCCTTGGCGATCTCGAACCGGTCCACGTCCGCCACTGCCATCTCGGGTAACTGCGGCAGGTCGTATAACAGGCGGTCGCGGTTGCGCAGCCCCAGGTAGAGCGCCAGCGACACGATGATCAGCGCCGGCAGCGCGTACCGGAGCAGTACTCGGTCCAAGCTCATCACGACGCACCCCCCGATGGGCGCTTCGACTTCGCCGCCCCGGCCTCGCCGGTACCGGCGCCATCACGTGCACCGCGGCCTCGTGTGGCGCGCCTCGCGGATGCCTGCGGTTCCGCGCCGGCACCGCTGCCACCTCCGCCTCTGCCACCGGCTCGGCCGCCGCCGGTACTTGGCGTACCGCTCGTGGAACCGCCTCCGGAGGCGGGATTGCCGTATTCCGCGCGGATGCGGTTGCGATGCAGGCCGCCGAGGATCCACACCAGGATGCCCACCACGATCACCAGCGCCGGCAGGCCGGCCACCGCGAACGTCTTGATGGCGGTGCGCGCCGGCGGCTCGATCTCGCGCAGCGGCCGCACCCGGCGCCCCTTGCTGCGCATCTCGGCGCGTTCGTCGCGCCCGTTCATGGCGTCGATCAGGTTGAGCAGGAACAGCGAGTTGGGGTTGCGGCCCTGCACGTCGATGAAGCCGCTGCCCAGGATGGCCGAGGTGCCGACCACGAACAGCCTGCCCTCGCCCTCGGCCGTGAAGCTTGCCTCGGCTTGCAGTTCCTCGGCGGAGATCAGCGGCGCCGCCTCCTCCTCGTCGTCGTCCTGCGAGCCCGGCTCGTCGCGCGGGCGCTCGGGAATCTCGCGATCGGCGAAGTAGCTGGTGAAGGTGCCCTCGGCCAGGACCGCGAGCGGGAACGACGTGCGTACGTCCTCGCCCGGCGGCTCGGCGCCCATCAGGTCGATCTGCCCGGCCATCTCCCAGGCGGTCGGCGAGGTGCGCAGCGCCACGGTGTAGTCCACGCCCGGCTGGCCGGCGCCGACCACCGTCAGCGGCGACACGTTGAGCATCACCAGCTCCTCCAGGCCGGACAGGAACGGCACCGAACGGTCGATCTCGTCCTCCTTCAGCAGCGGCGCGAAGTAGATCTCGCTCTCCACGTAGCCGCCGCGCTGCGACGCCTGGCGCTGCACGAACGACTGCTCGTCCAGGACGTAGGACTGCTCCAGGCGGACACCGTAGTGCTCCAGCATCGCCTCCAGGCCGGTCTCGCGCGGCAGGTGGAAGGCGCCGCCGCCCCCGAAGCCGCTGCCCTGGCTGATCCAGATGTGGTGCGAGTCCAGGAACAGCATCAGCGAGCCGCCGCGCAGCAGGAACTGGTCGATCTGGAACAGCGCCCACTCGTTGAGCGGCTCCTGCGGCCCCACCACCAGCATGCTGCGCACCCCCTCCGGTACGAAGCGGTCCTCCAGCAGCAGGCCGCGGAAGGTGTACTCCTGCGACACCAGTTGGAACAGGTTGGACAGCTCCGCCTCCACCACGTCGGTGGGGGTGGTGGCATTGGCGCGCCCGCGGTAGGGCGGCGTCTCGAAGTCGGCCAGGTAGCCCATCTCCTCCTGGGTGCCGAGGATGTTCTTGAGGGTGTCGTCCAGGGAGCGGCGGATCGTATCCAGGTCGGCGAGCTGGTAGCCCATGACGCTGCTCTGCAGCAGGTTCATGGTGATGGTGGTGCCCTCCGAGGTCACCGACAGGCCCGCGTACGCCAACTCGGCGCTGCCGTCCGGCGCCTGCAACTGCAGCGGCGCCAGCCGCAGCCGGCGGCCCTCGTCGATCGGCACGGTGTCCTCGTTGGCGTCGACAAGCTCGAACTGCAGGCGGTCGAAGTAGCTGGCGTTGAGCTCCTTGACCAGCGCCTCGACCTCGCCGGGCACCTGGTCCACGCCCGGCGCCAGCGCCGCCAGCGGCGACGAGAAGTAGAGCGTGACCTGGATGTCCTCTTCCAGGGCGATCAGCCGGCTGACCCGCTCGGTGAGCTTGCTGATCGCCTCCGTGATGGTCAGCTCCAACTGGCTGGTGTCGGTGATCGACGAGATGGTCTCGATCAGATCGCCGTGGATCAGCGCCATGCCGAGGTAGGCGGTACTCAGGGTCACCTCGTCGCGGTCGAGCTGCTCGATCTGGATCGGGTAAATCAGGTACTGGCGCGCCAGCTCCTCGTTGGCGATCGCCTCCTCCTGGCCCACCTCCTCTGCGCCCATGGAGACGAACTGGAAGTTGAACAGGTCGCCGCCGTGCACGGCGTACTCGTCGAGCAGGTCGCGCACCGCCTGCTCCACGGTGTTGTAGGGGGCGGGCAGGTTGGGCGTGAAGAAGGCGCGGATGGTGAGCGGCTCACGCAGCGCGCTGACCGCATCGATGCTCGGCGGGGACAGTTTGTACAACCCCGACTCGGTGACGTCGAAGCGCTCGAACAGCCCCGACGCCGACGACACGTTGATCATCACCAGGGCGCCCGCGAACAGCACGATCTCGACCACGCGCAGGCCGGTGCGCAGCGGTTTGCGCCCGGTCATCCCGGTCGTCCCGGTCATATGCGCCGCTCCACCACCAGGTTGGTGGCGTACAGCCCGACGAAGGTGGCGCTCAGGAAGTACACCACGTCGCGCGAGTCGATCACGCCCTTGGCCACGTTGCCGAAGTGGTAGTCGGCGCCCAGGTACTGCAGCACGCCGGTGAGGCCGGCCGGGATGAAGAACAGCACCTTGTCGATCAGCACCAGGAAGGCGCACAGCGTCAGGCCGATGATGAACGCCACGATCTGGTTCTTGGTCAGCGCCGAGGCGAACAGCCCCACCGAGCAGTACAGCGCCGCCAGCAGGACGGTGCCCAGGTAGCCGCCCGCCACCGGTCCCGGATCCAGGTCGCCGAGCGTGGCCACGATGATCGGGTAGGCCAGCGTCGGCACCAGCATCAGGAGGATGAACAGCAGGCTGCCGGTGAACTTGCCGAGCAGCACGTCGAAGCGGGTCATCGGCAGCGTGCTGAGCACCTCGTAGGAGCCGGTGCTGAACTCCTCGGCGAACACGCGCATGGTCACCGCCGGCACCACCAGCCCCAGGGTCATCGGCAGCAGGCGGAAGAACTCGCGCAGGTCGGCGCGCCCATTGAGGAAGAACGGGGTGAAGAAGAACCAGCCGGTCACGGTGAGGAAGATCACCGTGACGATGTAGGCCACCGGCGAGCCGAACGCCGCCCGCAGCTCGCGCCACACCACGCGGAAGAAGGCGCCGCTCACGCGCTCGCCTCCGCCGTCTCGCCGTCCGCGGCCACTCCGTCGCCCGCGCCGTCGCCCGCCGCGCCGGTCAGCTCCCGGAACGTGTCCTCCAGCGAGTGGCCCTCGGAGTTGAGCCCCACCACCACCCAGTCGCGCGCCTTGATGGCGGCGTACAGCTCGCGCAGGTTCTGACCGCTGCAGGACACCTCCACCAGCAACGCGCCGGCCACCGGCAGCGGCGCGTCCAGCACGCGCACCACGCTGTTCACGCCCGGCACCGCCAGCAGGTGGCGCTGCACGTCATCGAGCACCGCGTCCAGCAGCGCCAGCCGCACCGCCAGGCCGGACAGCGCGCGCGCCTTCACCACGTCGGCGGTGCCGTCCGCCGCCACCCGCCCGCGGTTGATGATCACGATGCGGTCGCAGGTGGTCTCCACCTCGCTCAGGATGTGGGTGGAGAAGATCACCGTCTTCTCGCGCCCAGCCTCCTTGATGATGGAGCGGATCTCGACGATCTGGTTGGGGTCGAGGCCGGAGGTGGGCTCGTCCAGGATGAGGATGTCGGGGTCGCTGAGCATGGCGTGCGCCAGGCCGACGCGCTGCTTGTAGCCGCGCGACAGCTCCCGGAACGGGCGGTGGATCACGTCGCCCAAGCCGCACAGCTCGGTCATGGCGCGGATGCGCTCGCCGCGCCGCCGCGGCTCGATGCGGCGCACGGCGGCCACGTACTGCAGGTAGTCGTGCACCACCATGTCGGCGTACAGGGGGGCGAACTCGGGCAGGTAGCCGATCAGCCGCTTTACTTCGAGCGGATTGTCGGCCACGTCCATGTCCTGCACCTCGACCGAGCCGGAGGTCGGGGTGAGGTAGCCGGTGACGATGCGCATGGTGGTGGTCTTGCCGGCGCCGTTGGGGCCGAGCAGCCCGAGGATCTCGCCCCGGTTCACCGAGAAGCTCACGCCGTCGAGAGCGCGGGTGGTCCCGTAGTCTTTGGTGAGGTTGTTGATTCGGATCATGGGAGTCGCGGGCTGCCGCGGCGGCGGCCGCCGTCTCCCCATAGATGTACTACAAATCCTCCGCCAAAGTGAAGATCCGTCAGCGGGCCACGGCAGCCACCGGGCCGCGGGTGCACCGGCGGAGTTGTGGGAGATGCCGGCGGCGGCGAGGCGAGGGGACCGGTGCGTCAGCGGATCCAATCCTCCACGTCGAGCCCGCCGATGTTCGCGAAGTGCTCCCGGTTGCCGGTTACCAGGATGCAGCCGCTGGCCACGGCGATCGCCGAGATCTACAGCAGCGGTCGGCCCGGCGGTTCAGATAGGCCTGCTCGATGCCCTCCTGGATCTCGTGAAAGTCCGGCCAGGCCCCGCCAGCGCCGCCAGACCGGACGGTGAATCCACGGTTCCCACCTCGCCCATCACGGGAGTGATCACCGCTATCGGTCCCGCGCTGCAGGACGTCACCGGCAGTGTCATCCTGTTGTCCGACAGGCTACTCCGGCTGGATCGTGGTATTCAGACCGGCTCTCGATCCCTGGGGTTGAAGTGACCATGTGATGTCCATATGATAGTCATATGCGTTCGATCACCATTGCCAAGCTGAAGGCGACACTGAGTGCCGAGTTGCGGCGAGTCCGCGCGGGGGAGCGGGTCACGGTCCTCGATCGCACCACTCCGGTGGCGCTCCTCGCGCCGGTTCCGGCGGCGATCCGCGTGGTGCGGGCAGCGAAGGCGCCCTACGCCCACCGGACGCTGACGCCTCTGATGGCGCGCGATCCGTTGCCCTATCTGGACGAGGAGCGCGGCGAAGCTTGGTAGCCTATCTGGACTCCTCGGTTGTGCTGCGTCACATCCTGCTGGGCGAGGCATCCATCAGGCATGCGCTGGCGTTCCCACGCGTGGTGTCGAGTGAGCTGATCGAGATCGAGTGCCGAAGGGTACTGCATCGCTGCCGCCTCGCCGGCGAACTCGACGACGAGACCCTGGCGGCGGCGCACCA
This window harbors:
- a CDS encoding DUF4340 domain-containing protein, with the protein product MSLDRVLLRYALPALIIVSLALYLGLRNRDRLLYDLPQLPEMAVADVDRFEIAKGDKRVAVRKQGDGWLLEPGDFPAATAQVDTMVRALATLQITDLVSEHAAYSRFELDPESAMRVTAFRGDTVLRTVELGKEARTYQHTYVKVEGDRRVYQAEGDLGNYFPVVGDVLRDKLVLQVDIETVGEIVARSPGEELVLRKRPPLEEGGAPEWVTAGGGEWNSAKVAESLQRLANLSTFRFAEGPPEPGGEVLEVTLRTEVGATHTLTVYARSGNSYPATSTGSDYPFLLFVWMVNGFLEAFTTAGPPEE
- a CDS encoding Gldg family protein, producing MTGTTGMTGRKPLRTGLRVVEIVLFAGALVMINVSSASGLFERFDVTESGLYKLSPPSIDAVSALREPLTIRAFFTPNLPAPYNTVEQAVRDLLDEYAVHGGDLFNFQFVSMGAEEVGQEEAIANEELARQYLIYPIQIEQLDRDEVTLSTAYLGMALIHGDLIETISSITDTSQLELTITEAISKLTERVSRLIALEEDIQVTLYFSSPLAALAPGVDQVPGEVEALVKELNASYFDRLQFELVDANEDTVPIDEGRRLRLAPLQLQAPDGSAELAYAGLSVTSEGTTITMNLLQSSVMGYQLADLDTIRRSLDDTLKNILGTQEEMGYLADFETPPYRGRANATTPTDVVEAELSNLFQLVSQEYTFRGLLLEDRFVPEGVRSMLVVGPQEPLNEWALFQIDQFLLRGGSLMLFLDSHHIWISQGSGFGGGGAFHLPRETGLEAMLEHYGVRLEQSYVLDEQSFVQRQASQRGGYVESEIYFAPLLKEDEIDRSVPFLSGLEELVMLNVSPLTVVGAGQPGVDYTVALRTSPTAWEMAGQIDLMGAEPPGEDVRTSFPLAVLAEGTFTSYFADREIPERPRDEPGSQDDDEEEAAPLISAEELQAEASFTAEGEGRLFVVGTSAILGSGFIDVQGRNPNSLFLLNLIDAMNGRDERAEMRSKGRRVRPLREIEPPARTAIKTFAVAGLPALVIVVGILVWILGGLHRNRIRAEYGNPASGGGSTSGTPSTGGGRAGGRGGGGSGAGAEPQASARRATRGRGARDGAGTGEAGAAKSKRPSGGAS
- a CDS encoding ABC transporter permease subunit gives rise to the protein MSGAFFRVVWRELRAAFGSPVAYIVTVIFLTVTGWFFFTPFFLNGRADLREFFRLLPMTLGLVVPAVTMRVFAEEFSTGSYEVLSTLPMTRFDVLLGKFTGSLLFILLMLVPTLAYPIIVATLGDLDPGPVAGGYLGTVLLAALYCSVGLFASALTKNQIVAFIIGLTLCAFLVLIDKVLFFIPAGLTGVLQYLGADYHFGNVAKGVIDSRDVVYFLSATFVGLYATNLVVERRI
- a CDS encoding ATP-binding cassette domain-containing protein, encoding MIRINNLTKDYGTTRALDGVSFSVNRGEILGLLGPNGAGKTTTMRIVTGYLTPTSGSVEVQDMDVADNPLEVKRLIGYLPEFAPLYADMVVHDYLQYVAAVRRIEPRRRGERIRAMTELCGLGDVIHRPFRELSRGYKQRVGLAHAMLSDPDILILDEPTSGLDPNQIVEIRSIIKEAGREKTVIFSTHILSEVETTCDRIVIINRGRVAADGTADVVKARALSGLAVRLALLDAVLDDVQRHLLAVPGVNSVVRVLDAPLPVAGALLVEVSCSGQNLRELYAAIKARDWVVVGLNSEGHSLEDTFRELTGAAGDGAGDGVAADGETAEASA